From a region of the Gordonia sp. PP30 genome:
- a CDS encoding thioesterase family protein has product MAADSTSPTDHGAYYLPLAAPDGDDPAYDYFQPTPATVSVWSPNIQHGGPPTGLLVRAMEGVADPADGQAVTRVTMEILGAIGLDVNRVRAWIPRPGRQISQVAAELEARQPDGSYRVVGRAVAWRLKVTDTAAVERLPREPLSPSPADVPHAIGFPEVDGVAVPWGRIGFIGTIEVAGAPGRNEPTPAVWLRPLLPLVAGSPTSPLASAFTVVDVANGVGSTMNPSEWSWMNTDTTVHLTGQPTGEWIGIDSAMAAGREGYGASFAELYDERGYLGRSAQTVLLTELG; this is encoded by the coding sequence ATGGCCGCAGATTCCACCTCCCCGACCGACCACGGCGCCTACTACCTTCCCCTCGCCGCGCCGGACGGTGACGATCCCGCCTACGACTACTTCCAGCCCACCCCGGCCACGGTCAGCGTGTGGTCGCCGAACATCCAGCACGGCGGACCGCCGACCGGACTGCTGGTGCGCGCCATGGAAGGCGTCGCCGATCCGGCGGACGGCCAGGCCGTCACCCGGGTGACCATGGAGATCCTCGGCGCGATCGGGCTCGACGTGAACCGGGTCCGCGCCTGGATCCCGCGGCCCGGGCGGCAGATCAGCCAGGTCGCGGCCGAACTGGAGGCCCGCCAGCCGGACGGGTCGTACCGGGTGGTCGGGCGCGCCGTCGCCTGGCGCCTGAAGGTCACCGACACCGCGGCCGTCGAGCGGCTGCCGCGCGAACCGTTGTCGCCGTCACCCGCCGACGTCCCGCACGCCATCGGGTTCCCCGAGGTCGACGGCGTCGCCGTGCCGTGGGGCCGCATCGGATTCATCGGCACCATCGAGGTGGCCGGGGCGCCCGGGCGCAACGAGCCGACCCCGGCGGTGTGGCTGCGGCCGCTGCTGCCGCTCGTCGCCGGGTCGCCGACCAGCCCGCTGGCCTCGGCGTTCACCGTGGTCGACGTCGCGAACGGCGTCGGTTCGACGATGAACCCGAGCGAGTGGTCGTGGATGAACACCGACACCACCGTGCACCTGACCGGACAGCCCACCGGCGAGTGGATCGGCATCGACTCGGCGATGGCGGCCGGTCGTGAGGGCTACGGCGCGAGCTTCGCCGAGCTGTACGACGAGCGCG
- a CDS encoding tRNA (adenine-N1)-methyltransferase produces MATTGPFAVGDRVQLTDGKGRKFTVLLEEGKQFHTHRGAIAHDDLIGAEEGTVVAATSGTEYLALRPLLTDYVVSMPRGAQVIYPKDSAQIVAEGDIFPGAKVIEAGAGSGALTLSLLRAVGTEGSVLSYEIREDHAEHAVRNVETFLGGKPDNWELRVGDLADHDPAQQADRMILDMVAPWEPLDTVKATLRPGGVLIVYVATVTQLSRVVEALREQQCWTEPRAWESMVREWSAVGLAVRPEHRMQGHTAFLITARRLADGQQTVRVQRRPTRG; encoded by the coding sequence ATGGCGACGACCGGGCCTTTCGCCGTAGGCGACCGCGTACAGCTCACCGACGGCAAGGGACGGAAGTTCACCGTTCTGCTGGAGGAGGGCAAGCAGTTCCACACCCACCGCGGCGCGATCGCGCACGACGACCTCATCGGTGCCGAAGAGGGCACCGTCGTCGCGGCGACCAGCGGCACCGAGTATCTGGCGCTGCGGCCGCTGCTCACCGACTACGTGGTCTCCATGCCGCGCGGCGCGCAGGTGATCTACCCCAAGGACTCGGCGCAGATCGTCGCCGAGGGGGACATCTTCCCGGGCGCCAAGGTGATCGAGGCCGGGGCCGGCTCGGGCGCCCTCACCCTGTCGCTGCTGCGCGCGGTCGGCACCGAGGGCAGCGTACTGAGCTACGAGATCCGCGAGGACCACGCCGAGCACGCGGTCCGCAACGTCGAGACCTTCCTCGGCGGCAAGCCGGACAACTGGGAGCTGCGCGTCGGCGACCTCGCCGATCACGACCCGGCGCAGCAGGCCGACCGGATGATCCTCGACATGGTGGCGCCGTGGGAACCCCTCGACACGGTCAAGGCGACGCTGCGTCCCGGCGGCGTGCTGATCGTCTACGTCGCCACCGTCACCCAGCTGTCCCGCGTCGTCGAGGCGCTGCGTGAGCAGCAGTGCTGGACCGAGCCGCGGGCCTGGGAGTCGATGGTCCGCGAGTGGAGCGCCGTCGGCCTCGCGGTGCGCCCCGAGCACCGCATGCAGGGACACACCGCGTTCCTCATCACCGCACGACGACTCGCCGACGGCCAGCAAACCGTGCGCGTGCAGCGTCGGCCGACGCGCGGATAA
- the arc gene encoding proteasome ATPase — protein sequence MTSPDRPTSRPGAARGTEAAVLNERVEKLTLRNEKLQETLKEARQQLIALREEVERLGQPPSGFGVLLEVCDDETVDVFTSGRKMRLTVSPNIETQELHRGQGLRLNEALTVVEAVGYDAVGEIGTLREVLGDGSRALVIGHADEERVVHLATTLVHTDDGGESARKLRPGDSLLIDSKAGFALERIPKAEVEDLVLEEVPDVDYEDIGGLRRQIEQIRDAVELPFLHAELFREYELRPPKGVLLYGPPGCGKTLIAKAVANSLAKKIAEARGDDVREAKSYFLNIKGPELLNKFVGETERHIRLIFQRAREKASEGTPVIVFFDEMDSIFRTRGSGVSSDVETTVVPQLLSEIDGVEGLENVIVIGASNREDMIDPAILRPGRLDVKIKIERPDAESAIDIFSKYLTTELPIHPDDLAEFGGDAKACVSAMIERVVERMYDETDDNRFLEVTYANGDKEVMYFKDFNSGAMIQNVVDRAKKFAIKEQLETGRGGLRIGHFLDSILDEFAENEDLPNTTNPDDWARISGKKGERIVYIRTLVTGKNNGASRAIDTESNTGQYL from the coding sequence ATGACTTCGCCAGACCGCCCGACCAGTCGTCCAGGTGCCGCCCGCGGCACGGAAGCAGCGGTGCTGAACGAGCGCGTCGAGAAGCTCACGCTCCGCAACGAGAAGTTGCAGGAGACGCTCAAGGAAGCGCGTCAGCAGCTCATCGCGCTCCGCGAGGAGGTCGAGCGGCTCGGCCAGCCGCCGAGCGGTTTCGGCGTGCTCCTGGAGGTCTGCGACGACGAGACCGTCGACGTGTTCACCTCCGGCCGCAAGATGCGCCTGACGGTGTCGCCCAACATCGAGACGCAGGAGCTGCATCGCGGGCAGGGCCTGCGCCTGAACGAGGCGCTGACCGTCGTCGAGGCGGTCGGATACGACGCCGTCGGCGAGATCGGCACGCTCCGCGAGGTGCTGGGCGACGGCAGCCGGGCGCTCGTCATCGGCCACGCCGACGAGGAGCGCGTGGTGCACCTGGCGACGACGCTGGTGCACACCGATGACGGCGGCGAGTCGGCGCGCAAGCTGCGCCCCGGCGACTCGCTCCTGATCGACTCCAAGGCCGGTTTCGCCCTCGAGCGGATCCCCAAGGCCGAGGTGGAAGACCTGGTCCTGGAAGAGGTTCCGGACGTCGACTACGAGGACATCGGCGGTCTGCGCAGGCAGATCGAGCAGATCCGCGACGCGGTGGAACTGCCGTTCCTGCACGCCGAACTGTTCCGCGAGTACGAGCTGCGCCCGCCCAAGGGCGTCCTGCTGTACGGCCCGCCCGGCTGCGGTAAGACGCTCATCGCCAAGGCGGTCGCCAACTCGCTGGCCAAGAAGATCGCCGAGGCCCGCGGCGACGACGTCCGCGAGGCCAAGAGCTACTTCCTCAACATCAAGGGCCCCGAACTGCTCAACAAGTTCGTCGGCGAGACCGAGCGGCACATCCGGCTGATCTTCCAGCGCGCCCGGGAGAAGGCCTCCGAGGGTACCCCGGTGATCGTCTTCTTCGACGAGATGGACTCGATCTTCCGTACCCGCGGATCGGGCGTGTCGTCGGACGTGGAGACCACCGTCGTCCCGCAGCTGCTCAGCGAGATCGACGGCGTCGAGGGCCTGGAGAACGTCATCGTGATCGGTGCGTCGAACCGCGAGGACATGATCGACCCGGCCATCCTGCGGCCCGGCCGCCTGGACGTGAAGATCAAGATCGAGCGGCCCGACGCCGAGTCGGCGATCGACATCTTCTCCAAGTACCTGACCACCGAGCTGCCGATCCACCCGGACGATCTCGCCGAATTCGGCGGCGACGCCAAGGCCTGCGTCTCCGCGATGATCGAGCGGGTCGTCGAGCGGATGTACGACGAGACCGACGACAACCGGTTCCTGGAGGTGACCTACGCCAACGGCGACAAGGAGGTCATGTACTTCAAGGACTTCAACTCCGGCGCGATGATCCAGAACGTCGTGGACCGGGCCAAGAAGTTCGCCATCAAGGAACAGCTGGAGACCGGCCGCGGCGGCCTGCGGATCGGGCACTTCCTCGACTCCATCCTCGACGAGTTCGCCGAGAACGAGGACCTGCCGAACACCACCAACCCCGACGACTGGGCGCGGATCTCCGGCAAGAAGGGGGAGCGGATCGTGTACATCCGGACCCTGGTCACCGGCAAGAACAACGGTGCGTCGCGGGCGATCGACACCGAGTCGAACACCGGTCAGTACCTTTAG
- a CDS encoding FHA domain-containing protein gives MNRPGPTPLHVRIDSGPVQVVTASPATLGRTPDNTVTLNNPLVSRTHLGFEWGPDGWIVADRGSTNGFFSGGAKVTRLAIRGPVVIRVGDAALGPVVEITPAPAAAPSRPVPAQQPPASRPMPAQPPGMPSRPTPAQQAPPSRPMPAQPPSQPMPAQPPSRPVPAQQRPPATTPQPSQPPAPQPPHPPVRPAGGMRPAAPAFGKLPDAPHLAALHNNASAIFEVPGDLRGGRESIALSGVKSIGRTPENDIVVSDVLASRRHARLTANGQGLLIEDLGSVNGTFVNGQRIRRQPLREGDVVTIGNSDFVVSEGNLIRGRAKAMVSGGLEVDGIGLTVEGGKVLLNDISFQAGPGTLTAIIGPSGAGKSTMSKIAAGLNSPTVGRVSFEGRGVHDEYEALRNRIGMVPQDDVLHSKLTVRQALRYAAELRLPADLSTHDRDQVIDGVLAELSLTEHAQTRIDKLSGGQRKRASVAMELLTGPSLLILDEPTSGLDPALDRQVMKTLRDLADAGRVVLVVTHSVAHLEICDQVLLLAPGGKTAYCGDPKLKKAELGTDDWAEIFETVTAHPDQVWANYRQRHPHQTAPQAPPPAGPPVVVSQASSGRQLSTVSRRQWRLIFADRGYLVFLILLPIVLGLLTMVIPGGEGFGLRAQMPGGGTPGAPPKDPTEPLQILVVLIIGAAFMGAALTVRDLVGERAIFERERAVGLRPGAYLSAKVLVFGVLAVVQAAIMVGLCYGVRAMPTAEDITPPGQDPPSIPPALTLFLAVAALAVVSALIGLAISAAVRSNEQTMPPLVIVVMVQLVFCGGLFPIAAQGAKQLSWIFPSYWGYANGAQAVNLPATAYAPQVRPSEKNAGDPNAPILYSMWEPTLAHALISYGVLALMSILLLGFIYSRLRLKKH, from the coding sequence ATGAATCGCCCAGGACCGACGCCACTGCACGTCCGTATCGACTCCGGGCCGGTCCAGGTGGTCACCGCTTCGCCGGCGACCCTGGGCCGGACCCCGGACAATACGGTCACCCTCAACAATCCGCTGGTCTCGCGGACCCATCTCGGCTTCGAGTGGGGCCCGGACGGCTGGATCGTCGCCGATCGTGGCAGCACCAACGGCTTCTTCTCCGGCGGGGCGAAGGTCACGCGGCTCGCGATCCGCGGCCCCGTCGTGATCCGGGTCGGCGACGCGGCGCTCGGGCCCGTCGTCGAGATCACCCCGGCGCCGGCCGCCGCCCCGTCTCGGCCCGTTCCCGCGCAGCAGCCGCCGGCGTCCCGGCCGATGCCGGCCCAGCCGCCGGGTATGCCGTCGCGGCCCACCCCGGCTCAGCAGGCGCCGCCGTCCCGGCCGATGCCCGCGCAACCGCCGTCGCAGCCGATGCCCGCACAGCCGCCGTCGCGTCCGGTCCCGGCGCAGCAGCGGCCGCCGGCCACCACACCCCAGCCTTCGCAGCCTCCGGCGCCCCAGCCGCCGCATCCTCCGGTACGACCGGCCGGCGGCATGCGCCCGGCCGCCCCGGCCTTCGGGAAGCTGCCCGACGCCCCGCACCTGGCCGCCCTGCACAACAACGCGTCGGCGATCTTCGAGGTCCCCGGTGACCTGCGCGGCGGCCGCGAGTCGATCGCGCTGTCCGGCGTCAAGTCCATCGGCCGCACCCCGGAGAACGACATCGTCGTCTCCGACGTCCTCGCCTCACGCCGTCACGCCCGGCTGACGGCGAACGGCCAGGGCCTGCTCATCGAGGATCTGGGCAGCGTCAACGGCACCTTCGTCAACGGCCAGCGCATCCGCCGCCAGCCGCTGCGCGAGGGCGACGTCGTCACGATCGGTAACAGCGACTTCGTCGTCTCCGAGGGCAACCTGATCCGCGGCCGCGCCAAGGCGATGGTCAGCGGCGGCCTGGAGGTCGACGGCATCGGCCTGACCGTCGAGGGCGGCAAGGTGCTGCTCAACGACATCTCGTTCCAGGCCGGTCCGGGCACGCTCACCGCGATCATCGGCCCGTCCGGCGCGGGCAAGTCGACGATGTCGAAGATCGCCGCCGGCCTCAACAGCCCGACGGTCGGCCGGGTGTCGTTCGAGGGCCGCGGCGTGCACGACGAGTACGAAGCGCTCCGCAACCGTATCGGCATGGTGCCGCAGGACGACGTCCTGCACAGCAAACTGACCGTCCGCCAGGCGTTGCGCTACGCCGCCGAACTGCGGCTGCCCGCCGATCTCTCGACGCATGACCGCGACCAGGTGATCGACGGCGTGCTCGCCGAGCTCTCGCTCACCGAGCACGCGCAGACCCGCATCGACAAGCTGTCCGGCGGCCAGCGCAAGCGTGCGTCGGTCGCGATGGAGCTGCTGACCGGCCCGTCGCTGCTGATCCTCGACGAGCCCACCTCCGGACTCGACCCGGCGCTCGACCGCCAGGTGATGAAGACGCTCCGCGACCTGGCCGACGCCGGCCGCGTGGTGCTGGTGGTGACCCACTCGGTGGCCCACCTGGAGATCTGCGATCAGGTGCTGCTCCTGGCACCGGGCGGCAAGACCGCCTACTGCGGCGACCCCAAGCTCAAGAAGGCCGAACTCGGCACCGACGACTGGGCGGAGATCTTCGAGACCGTCACCGCGCATCCGGACCAGGTCTGGGCGAACTACCGGCAGCGGCATCCGCACCAGACGGCGCCGCAGGCGCCACCGCCCGCCGGGCCGCCGGTCGTGGTATCGCAGGCGTCGTCGGGCCGGCAGCTCAGCACCGTGTCCCGGCGGCAGTGGCGGCTGATCTTCGCCGACCGCGGCTATCTGGTGTTCCTGATCCTCCTGCCGATCGTCCTCGGTCTGCTGACGATGGTGATTCCCGGTGGCGAGGGCTTCGGCCTGCGAGCGCAGATGCCGGGCGGCGGTACGCCTGGGGCGCCGCCGAAGGACCCGACGGAACCGCTGCAGATCCTGGTGGTGCTGATCATCGGCGCGGCGTTCATGGGTGCGGCGCTGACCGTGCGCGACCTGGTCGGCGAGCGGGCGATCTTCGAGCGGGAACGCGCGGTCGGTCTGCGCCCGGGCGCCTACCTGTCGGCGAAGGTGCTGGTCTTCGGCGTGCTGGCCGTCGTGCAGGCCGCCATCATGGTGGGGCTCTGCTACGGCGTGCGGGCCATGCCGACCGCCGAGGACATCACTCCGCCCGGCCAGGATCCGCCGTCGATCCCGCCCGCGCTGACGCTCTTCCTCGCGGTCGCGGCGCTGGCCGTGGTGAGCGCGCTGATCGGCCTCGCGATCTCGGCGGCGGTCCGCTCCAACGAACAGACGATGCCGCCGCTGGTGATCGTGGTGATGGTGCAGCTGGTGTTCTGCGGCGGCCTGTTCCCGATCGCCGCGCAGGGTGCCAAGCAGCTGTCATGGATCTTCCCGAGCTATTGGGGATACGCGAACGGCGCGCAGGCGGTGAACCTCCCGGCGACGGCGTACGCACCGCAGGTCAGGCCGTCGGAGAAGAACGCGGGCGACCCGAACGCGCCGATCCTGTACTCGATGTGGGAGCCGACGCTCGCACACGCGCTGATCTCCTACGGAGTGCTGGCCCTGATGAGCATCCTGCTCCTCGGGTTCATCTACAGCCGCCTGCGTCTCAAGAAGCACTGA
- the dop gene encoding depupylase/deamidase Dop: MDRIIGTEVEYGISAPGDRTANPIMTSTQAVLAYAAAAKVPRREHRTRWDYDVESPMRDARGYDLGGHRGPAPIIDADEIGAANMILTNGARLYVDHAHPEYSAPEVRDPLDAVIWDKAGERVMEEAARYVASVPGAPKLQLYKNNIDGKGASYGTHENYLMDRRTSFDAIVTGLMPFFASRQVICGSGRVGIGQAGEEAGYQLSQRADYIEVEVGLETTLKRGIINTRDEPHAEPDKYRRLHVIIGDANLAETATYLKVGTTALVLDLIEAGVNLADLSLAWPVQAVHTISHDPTLTATVALADGRELTGLALQREYLARVSAFHDKHHADDERARHVIETWADVLDKLERDPMECAEILDWPAKLRLLEGFRQREGLTWGASRLQLIDLQYSDVRLDKGLYNRLVARGSMRRLITEDQVRHAITHPPEDTRAYFRGQCVSRFGADVAAASWDSVIFDLGGDSLIRIPTLEPLRGTKEMVGDLLDAASSAEELVAALTS, translated from the coding sequence ATGGATCGCATCATCGGCACCGAGGTGGAGTACGGAATCTCAGCACCCGGAGACCGGACCGCCAACCCGATCATGACCTCGACGCAGGCGGTGCTCGCCTACGCGGCCGCGGCCAAGGTGCCGCGGCGCGAACATCGCACCCGCTGGGACTACGACGTCGAGTCGCCGATGCGCGACGCCCGCGGCTACGACCTCGGCGGACACCGCGGACCGGCGCCGATCATCGACGCCGACGAGATCGGCGCCGCGAACATGATCCTCACCAACGGTGCGCGCCTCTACGTCGACCACGCGCATCCCGAATACTCCGCGCCCGAGGTCCGCGACCCGCTCGACGCGGTGATCTGGGACAAGGCCGGTGAACGGGTGATGGAGGAGGCCGCCCGGTACGTCGCGAGCGTGCCCGGCGCACCGAAGCTGCAGCTGTACAAGAACAACATCGACGGCAAGGGTGCGTCGTACGGCACCCACGAGAACTACCTGATGGACCGGCGGACGTCGTTCGATGCGATCGTCACCGGCCTGATGCCGTTCTTCGCCTCGCGTCAGGTGATCTGCGGATCGGGCCGGGTCGGGATCGGGCAGGCGGGGGAGGAGGCCGGGTATCAGCTGAGTCAGCGCGCCGACTACATCGAGGTGGAGGTCGGGCTGGAGACCACCCTCAAGCGCGGCATCATCAACACCCGCGACGAGCCGCACGCCGAGCCGGACAAGTACCGCCGCCTGCACGTGATCATCGGCGACGCCAACCTCGCCGAGACCGCCACCTATCTCAAGGTGGGCACCACCGCGCTGGTGCTCGACCTGATCGAGGCCGGGGTCAACCTCGCGGACCTGTCCCTGGCCTGGCCGGTCCAGGCGGTACACACCATCAGCCACGACCCGACGCTGACCGCGACGGTCGCGCTGGCCGACGGCCGCGAGCTCACCGGACTGGCCCTGCAGCGGGAATACCTGGCGCGGGTCAGCGCCTTCCACGACAAGCACCATGCCGACGACGAGCGGGCCCGGCACGTCATCGAGACCTGGGCGGACGTGCTCGACAAGCTGGAACGCGACCCGATGGAGTGCGCCGAGATCCTCGACTGGCCGGCCAAGCTCCGTCTCCTCGAGGGCTTCCGCCAGCGTGAGGGCCTTACCTGGGGTGCGTCGCGGCTGCAGCTGATCGACCTGCAGTACTCCGACGTCCGGCTCGACAAGGGCCTCTACAACCGCCTCGTCGCCCGCGGTTCGATGCGGCGGCTGATCACCGAGGATCAGGTCCGCCACGCCATCACTCATCCGCCGGAGGACACTCGCGCGTACTTCCGCGGCCAGTGCGTCAGCCGCTTCGGCGCCGACGTGGCCGCGGCCAGCTGGGATTCGGTGATCTTCGATCTCGGCGGCGACTCGCTGATCCGCATCCCCACGCTCGAACCGCTGCGCGGCACCAAGGAGATGGTGGGCGATCTGCTCGACGCGGCGTCGTCCGCGGAGGAACTGGTCGCCGCGCTGACCAGCTGA
- a CDS encoding ubiquitin-like protein Pup, which produces MAQEQTKRGGGGGDDDAIGGGAAGQERREKLAGETDDLLDEIDDVLEENAEDFVRAYVQKGGQ; this is translated from the coding sequence ATGGCGCAGGAGCAGACCAAGCGCGGCGGAGGCGGCGGAGACGACGACGCGATCGGCGGTGGGGCCGCCGGTCAGGAGCGCCGCGAGAAGCTCGCCGGCGAGACCGATGACTTGCTCGACGAGATCGACGACGTGCTGGAGGAGAACGCCGAGGACTTCGTCCGCGCCTACGTCCAGAAGGGCGGCCAGTGA
- the prcB gene encoding proteasome subunit beta — protein sequence MTGRPGSSAGPDISSFSEFLRAAAPDRLPGSLRQAQGAIGGAPGAIGPAQGAIGPAQGVSDAIPHGTTIVAVAYPGGVVLAGDRRSTMGNLIATRDVQKVFVTDDHSAAGIAGTAGIAFELVKLFTVELEHYEKIEGVPLTLDGKVSRLATMVRSNLSAAMQGLAALPLLVGVDPGADPAAPGRIFTFDVAGARHEEHAGYDAIGSGSVFARSSLKKLYRPGVTASEALALATEALYDAADDDSATGGPDLIRRIFPTAVRVETSGAVEIGEPEIAAAAQAVIARRSADHRTDAADEEQAR from the coding sequence GTGACGGGGCGTCCCGGCTCGTCGGCGGGACCCGACATCTCGTCGTTCAGCGAATTCCTCCGTGCCGCGGCGCCCGATCGGCTGCCGGGGTCCCTTCGACAGGCTCAGGGAGCGATCGGGGGCGCTCCGGGAGCGATCGGACCGGCGCAGGGAGCGATCGGACCGGCGCAGGGAGTGAGTGACGCGATTCCGCACGGCACGACGATCGTCGCCGTCGCGTACCCCGGCGGGGTAGTCCTGGCCGGCGACCGTCGTTCGACGATGGGCAACCTGATCGCCACGCGCGACGTCCAGAAGGTCTTCGTCACCGACGACCACTCGGCCGCCGGGATCGCCGGCACCGCGGGCATCGCGTTCGAGCTGGTCAAACTCTTCACCGTCGAACTCGAGCACTACGAGAAGATCGAGGGCGTACCGCTCACCCTCGACGGCAAGGTGTCGCGGCTGGCGACCATGGTGCGTAGCAACCTGAGTGCCGCCATGCAGGGCCTCGCCGCGCTGCCGCTGCTGGTCGGTGTCGATCCGGGCGCCGATCCGGCCGCGCCTGGACGGATCTTCACGTTCGACGTCGCCGGTGCCCGGCACGAGGAACACGCCGGCTACGACGCGATCGGTTCCGGTTCGGTGTTCGCCCGATCGTCGCTCAAGAAGCTTTATCGGCCCGGAGTCACCGCGTCCGAGGCGCTGGCGCTGGCCACCGAAGCGCTCTACGACGCCGCCGACGACGACTCCGCGACCGGGGGACCGGACTTGATCCGGCGGATCTTCCCGACCGCGGTCCGGGTGGAGACCTCCGGCGCCGTCGAGATCGGTGAGCCCGAGATCGCCGCCGCCGCGCAGGCCGTCATCGCGCGCCGCAGCGCCGATCACCGCACGGATGCCGCCGACGAGGAGCAGGCGCGATGA
- the prcA gene encoding proteasome subunit alpha gives MTFPYYASAEQIMRDRSELARKGIARGRSVIALTCAGGVLFVAHNPSSALRKVSEIYDRIGFAAVGKYNEFESLRRAGIQLADLRGYSYDRADVSGLSLATAYATTLGTVFTEQPKPYEVELCVAEVARPGAATPSQLYRIAYDGSIVDESTFLVMGGTTEPIVAAMKDRYEPDLPLPQALSIAVSALAARDAADKESAPAAPSPQELEVAILDRARPRRAFVRLTDARVTELLEQE, from the coding sequence ATGACCTTCCCGTACTACGCCAGCGCCGAACAGATCATGCGCGATCGTTCGGAACTCGCCCGGAAGGGCATCGCGCGGGGCCGCAGCGTGATCGCGCTGACCTGTGCCGGCGGCGTCCTGTTCGTCGCGCACAATCCGTCGTCCGCGTTGCGTAAGGTGAGCGAGATCTACGACCGTATCGGCTTCGCCGCGGTCGGCAAGTACAACGAATTCGAGTCGCTGCGGCGCGCCGGGATCCAGCTGGCCGACCTGCGCGGCTACAGCTACGACCGCGCCGACGTCAGCGGTCTCTCCCTCGCGACCGCCTACGCGACGACGCTCGGCACCGTCTTCACCGAACAGCCCAAGCCGTACGAGGTGGAGCTGTGCGTGGCGGAGGTGGCCCGCCCGGGCGCGGCCACGCCGTCGCAGCTATACCGCATCGCGTACGACGGTTCGATCGTCGACGAGAGTACCTTCCTGGTCATGGGCGGCACCACCGAGCCCATCGTGGCCGCGATGAAGGACCGCTACGAGCCGGATCTGCCGCTGCCGCAGGCGCTGTCGATCGCCGTCTCGGCCTTGGCCGCGCGCGACGCCGCCGACAAGGAGAGTGCGCCCGCCGCGCCGTCGCCGCAAGAACTCGAGGTCGCGATCCTCGATCGCGCCCGGCCCCGTCGCGCCTTCGTACGGCTGACCGATGCGCGGGTCACCGAACTGTTGGAACAGGAGTGA
- the pafA gene encoding Pup--protein ligase yields the protein MERRIMGIETEFGVTCTFEGQRRLSPDEVARYLFRRVVAWGRSSNVFLPNGSRLYLDVGSHPEYATAECDSVRQLVTHDRAGERILEDLLIDAEQRLADEGIGGDIYLFKNNTDSAGNSYGCHENYLVSRTGEFGRVSDVLLPFLVTRQLICGAGKILSVGHESKFCLSQRADHVWEGVSSATTRSRPIINTRDEPHADAEKYRRLHVIVGDSNMSETTTMLKVGSALLVLEMIESGISFRDFALDNPIRAIRDISHDTTGRREIRLAGGRTATALSIQREYHARAVVHLAQRTPDPVMDQVVDLWGRVLDAVESGDFSGVDTEIDWVIKRKLIQRYQDRYGFDLSHPKLAQLDLAYHDIRRGRGVFDLLTRKGLAARVTTDEAIDEAVDLPPQTTRAKLRGEFITAAQAAERDFTVDWVHLKLNDQAQRTVLCKDPFRNVDERVERLIAAM from the coding sequence ATGGAACGCCGGATCATGGGAATCGAAACCGAATTCGGGGTCACCTGCACTTTCGAGGGGCAGCGCCGGCTGAGCCCGGACGAGGTGGCCCGCTACCTGTTCCGGCGCGTCGTCGCGTGGGGCCGGTCGTCGAACGTGTTCCTGCCCAACGGATCCCGGCTCTACCTCGATGTGGGCTCGCACCCGGAGTACGCGACCGCCGAATGCGATTCGGTGCGTCAGCTGGTGACCCACGACCGCGCCGGGGAACGGATCCTGGAAGACCTGCTGATCGACGCCGAGCAGCGGCTCGCCGACGAGGGCATCGGCGGCGACATCTACCTGTTCAAGAACAACACCGACTCGGCAGGCAACTCCTACGGCTGCCACGAGAACTACCTGGTCTCCCGCACCGGCGAGTTCGGCCGCGTCTCCGACGTCCTGCTGCCGTTCCTGGTGACCCGGCAGCTGATCTGCGGCGCGGGCAAGATCCTGAGCGTCGGGCACGAGTCGAAGTTCTGCCTCTCCCAGCGCGCCGATCACGTCTGGGAGGGCGTCTCGTCGGCGACCACCCGCTCGCGGCCGATCATCAACACCCGCGACGAGCCGCACGCCGACGCCGAGAAGTACCGCCGCCTGCACGTGATCGTCGGCGACTCCAACATGTCCGAGACCACCACCATGCTCAAGGTCGGCTCGGCGCTGCTGGTGCTGGAGATGATCGAGTCGGGGATCAGTTTCCGCGACTTCGCGCTCGACAATCCGATCCGGGCCATCCGTGACATCAGCCACGACACGACCGGGCGCCGGGAGATCCGGCTGGCCGGCGGGCGGACCGCCACCGCGCTGTCGATTCAGCGCGAATACCACGCCCGGGCCGTCGTTCACCTGGCCCAGCGCACCCCCGACCCGGTGATGGACCAGGTCGTCGACCTGTGGGGCCGGGTACTCGACGCCGTCGAATCCGGCGACTTCAGCGGCGTCGACACCGAGATCGACTGGGTGATCAAGCGCAAGCTGATTCAGCGCTACCAGGACCGCTACGGCTTCGACCTGTCGCACCCGAAGCTGGCCCAGCTCGACCTCGCGTATCACGACATCCGGCGCGGCCGCGGCGTGTTCGACCTGCTCACCCGCAAGGGGCTGGCGGCGCGGGTCACCACCGACGAGGCGATCGACGAGGCCGTCGACCTGCCGCCGCAGACCACCCGGGCCAAACTGCGCGGCGAATTCATCACCGCCGCGCAGGCGGCCGAGCGCGATTTCACCGTCGACTGGGTGCACCTGAAGCTGAACGACCAGGCGCAGCGCACCGTCCTGTGCAAGGACCCGTTCCGGAACGTCGACGAGCGCGTCGAACGCCTGATCGCCGCCATGTGA